In Planctomycetota bacterium, one genomic interval encodes:
- a CDS encoding methionyl-tRNA formyltransferase — MRLIYFGSGAFGLPTLKALCEAHHLALIITQPDRPAGRNRQLTPTPVAAWAQERGMRILKPERVNRPEILEEVRGIEADANVVVAFGQKIGVSLIESPRHGPEATMNLHASLLPKYRGAAPINWAMMQGEHITGNTVFSLVEEMDAGDILGMQQTLIDPMETAGELHDRLSEMGPKLVLEVLDNLHKGCLEPRAQDVSQVTLAPKLGKADTVMDFSLSAELARCRVHGLTPWPGVRCWFGQDRKLLLLRRVQDLPEVRHNKTPGTLIDEGTVATGSGAIKLLEVQPAGKRIMNWSEFARGQALKIGDRFDSHES; from the coding sequence ATGCGATTGATCTACTTCGGCAGCGGCGCGTTTGGATTGCCCACGCTCAAGGCGTTGTGCGAGGCGCATCATTTGGCGCTGATCATCACGCAGCCCGATCGTCCCGCGGGGCGAAACAGGCAATTGACGCCGACGCCGGTCGCGGCATGGGCGCAGGAACGCGGCATGCGCATCCTCAAACCCGAGCGCGTCAATCGGCCCGAGATTCTCGAAGAAGTGCGCGGCATCGAAGCGGATGCGAACGTCGTCGTCGCGTTCGGTCAGAAGATCGGCGTGTCGCTCATCGAGTCGCCGCGCCACGGTCCCGAAGCGACCATGAATCTGCACGCCTCGCTGCTGCCCAAGTATCGCGGCGCGGCGCCGATCAACTGGGCGATGATGCAGGGCGAGCATATCACAGGCAACACCGTCTTCAGTCTCGTCGAAGAAATGGACGCCGGCGACATCCTCGGCATGCAGCAAACGCTCATCGATCCGATGGAAACCGCGGGCGAATTGCACGATCGGCTCTCGGAGATGGGGCCGAAGCTCGTGCTGGAAGTGCTCGACAATCTGCACAAGGGTTGTCTTGAGCCGCGGGCGCAGGATGTGTCGCAGGTGACGCTCGCGCCCAAACTCGGCAAGGCGGACACGGTCATGGACTTTTCGCTCAGTGCGGAACTGGCCCGCTGTCGGGTGCATGGTCTGACGCCCTGGCCGGGCGTGCGCTGCTGGTTCGGTCAGGATCGCAAACTGCTCTTGTTGCGCCGCGTGCAGGATCTGCCGGAGGTGCGTCACAACAAGACGCCCGGCACATTGATCGACGAAGGCACCGTCGCCACCGGCTCGGGCGCGATCAAACTTCTGGAAGTTCAGCCGGCGGGCAAACGCATCATGAACTGGTCCGAATTCGCGCGCGGGCAGGCGCTGAAAATCGGCGACCGATTCGATTCGCACGAAAGTTGA
- the def gene encoding peptide deformylase, producing MSVKAEQLRIVLYPDPVLRRKARTIEKVDDEIRAVAARMIELMHEAPGVGLAAPQVGLPWRLFVANHTGEPADDRVFINPVLRDPSEDYGPHNEGCLSIPDVTAEIRRPLRITIDALDINGQPFSMTSDELPARIWQHETDHLDGVLIIDRMNPMDKLASRRMLKQLEAEYSG from the coding sequence ATGTCCGTCAAGGCCGAACAGCTACGCATCGTGCTTTATCCCGACCCCGTGCTGCGCCGCAAGGCCCGAACGATCGAGAAGGTCGATGACGAGATCCGAGCCGTTGCCGCCCGCATGATCGAGCTCATGCACGAGGCCCCCGGCGTCGGGCTCGCCGCGCCCCAGGTCGGCCTGCCCTGGCGCCTGTTCGTCGCCAATCACACCGGCGAACCCGCCGACGACCGCGTCTTCATCAACCCGGTCCTCCGCGACCCCAGTGAAGACTACGGCCCGCACAACGAAGGTTGTCTTTCGATCCCCGATGTCACCGCCGAAATCCGCCGCCCCCTCCGCATCACCATTGACGCGCTGGACATCAACGGCCAGCCCTTTTCGATGACGAGCGACGAACTGCCCGCGCGCATCTGGCAGCACGAAACGGATCACCTCGACGGCGTGCTCATCATCGATCGCATGAACCCGATGGACAAGCTCGCCTCCCGCCGCATGCTCAAACAGCTCGAAGCTGAATACAGCGGCTGA
- the kdsB gene encoding 3-deoxy-manno-octulosonate cytidylyltransferase yields the protein MSVVAVIPARFASTRLPGKPLLDRTGRAMIVHVVEQAARANCIDDVIVATDDARIQNVVAAAGFKAVMTRADHPNGTSRIAEVAAGLPANVDVVVNVQGDEPQIDPEHIDAAVERLCAGEEPMATIASPFQPGEDTGNPNIVKVVLDQRGRAMYFSRSLIPYPRTGSPTVLKHIGLYVYRRDFLPTYISLPATPCEQAEALEQLRALEHGHPIAAVIRTVRHTGIDTPEQYEAFVRHMTGR from the coding sequence ATGAGCGTCGTCGCCGTCATCCCCGCCCGTTTCGCATCCACACGTCTGCCCGGCAAGCCCCTGCTTGACCGTACGGGCAGGGCGATGATCGTGCACGTCGTCGAGCAAGCCGCCCGGGCCAATTGCATCGACGATGTGATCGTCGCCACCGATGACGCTCGCATTCAGAACGTCGTCGCCGCCGCCGGATTCAAAGCCGTCATGACCCGTGCCGATCACCCCAACGGCACGAGCCGCATCGCTGAAGTCGCGGCGGGGCTCCCGGCGAACGTCGATGTCGTCGTGAATGTGCAGGGCGACGAACCGCAGATCGACCCGGAGCATATCGACGCCGCCGTCGAGCGTCTCTGCGCCGGCGAGGAGCCGATGGCGACGATCGCTTCGCCGTTTCAGCCGGGCGAAGATACAGGCAATCCGAATATCGTGAAGGTCGTGCTCGATCAGCGCGGGCGGGCGATGTACTTTTCGCGCAGTCTGATTCCCTATCCGCGCACCGGCTCGCCGACCGTGCTCAAGCACATCGGCCTTTACGTGTATCGCCGCGACTTCCTGCCGACGTACATCTCGCTTCCCGCCACGCCCTGCGAGCAGGCCGAGGCGTTGGAACAGCTTCGCGCCCTCGAGCATGGCCACCCCATCGCCGCCGTGATCCGTACCGTCCGTCACACCGGCATCGACACGCCCGAGCAATACGAAGCGTTCGTGCGTCACATGACCGGCCGCTGA